One genomic segment of Kiritimatiella glycovorans includes these proteins:
- a CDS encoding cation:proton antiporter — protein sequence MKVLAQANSWMLAMETPMATGIMEDMMVLVLQLGLIVIAAKLGGYLFQRVLRLPEVLGELAAGMLIGPYALGHLIMLPQHGALFAAPTATMPVSTELYGIATVASIVLLFRSGLETDLSTFMQYAGVGTLVGLGGLIFSFGLGAGCAVWFGVADSWMDPGALFLGAISTATSVGISARILTEKRKIASPEGVTILAGAVLDDVLGIIILAIVVGMTRVARVGGEMSWMAIGWVAVKAMGFWLICTALGLLLARRIGSALKQFRSTEIMVTLAFGLALLVAGLFEMAGLAMIIGAYIMGLTLSRTDLAHELQTQLNGIYRILVPVFFCVMGMLVDFEAMHSLLGFGLVYSLLAVAAKVLGCGIPAWCSRFNWRGALRVGFGMLPRGEVALIVAGIGLSTGAIGPQIFGASVLMTLITTIIAPPALIESFKGPKGVRREIPHTQHEAETIELDFPSPDISDFLCDRFLRSLRREEFFVHRLPTEKLTYQARKEDAAFTITVDGPKLIVNTTAEQRYVARMMLLEEVLSLSDLLEASRQLKSLNDMGNELVDGLF from the coding sequence ATGAAGGTATTAGCGCAGGCGAATTCCTGGATGCTGGCCATGGAGACCCCCATGGCGACCGGGATCATGGAAGACATGATGGTCCTGGTCCTGCAGCTGGGCCTGATCGTCATCGCGGCCAAGCTGGGCGGATACCTTTTCCAGCGCGTGCTCCGTCTGCCCGAAGTGCTCGGGGAACTCGCCGCGGGCATGCTCATCGGACCCTACGCGCTCGGCCACCTGATCATGCTTCCCCAGCACGGCGCACTCTTCGCAGCGCCCACGGCGACCATGCCGGTGTCCACGGAGCTTTATGGAATCGCGACCGTGGCCTCGATTGTGCTGCTCTTCCGCTCGGGTCTCGAGACGGACCTGAGCACCTTCATGCAGTATGCCGGTGTCGGTACGCTGGTGGGTCTGGGGGGGCTGATTTTCTCTTTCGGCCTCGGCGCCGGATGCGCGGTGTGGTTCGGCGTGGCGGACTCCTGGATGGATCCCGGCGCGCTCTTTCTGGGGGCCATATCCACGGCCACCTCGGTCGGGATTTCAGCCCGTATCCTCACGGAAAAGCGCAAGATCGCCTCGCCGGAGGGCGTCACGATCCTGGCCGGAGCCGTGCTCGACGACGTGCTCGGCATCATCATTCTCGCTATCGTCGTCGGCATGACCCGCGTGGCGCGCGTCGGCGGCGAAATGTCCTGGATGGCCATCGGCTGGGTGGCGGTCAAGGCGATGGGCTTCTGGCTGATCTGTACGGCGCTCGGACTGCTGCTCGCCCGGCGCATCGGCAGCGCCCTCAAGCAGTTCCGATCGACCGAGATCATGGTGACGCTGGCCTTCGGCCTCGCGCTGCTGGTGGCCGGACTGTTCGAGATGGCGGGACTCGCCATGATCATCGGGGCCTACATCATGGGCCTGACCCTCTCGCGCACGGATCTGGCGCATGAGCTGCAGACTCAGCTGAACGGCATCTACCGGATCCTGGTGCCGGTGTTCTTCTGCGTGATGGGCATGCTGGTGGACTTCGAGGCGATGCACTCGCTGCTGGGGTTCGGCCTGGTCTACTCGCTGCTCGCGGTCGCCGCCAAAGTGCTCGGCTGCGGGATACCGGCCTGGTGCAGCCGGTTCAACTGGCGGGGCGCACTGCGCGTCGGTTTCGGCATGCTCCCCCGCGGGGAAGTCGCCCTGATCGTGGCCGGGATCGGACTCTCCACGGGCGCCATCGGCCCGCAGATCTTCGGCGCGTCGGTCCTGATGACGCTGATCACCACGATCATCGCGCCCCCCGCGCTGATCGAATCGTTCAAAGGCCCGAAGGGCGTACGGCGCGAGATTCCGCATACCCAGCACGAGGCGGAGACGATCGAACTCGATTTCCCGTCCCCCGATATTTCGGACTTCCTCTGCGACCGGTTCCTCCGCTCCCTGCGCCGCGAGGAGTTCTTCGTCCACCGGCTGCCCACCGAAAAGCTCACCTATCAGGCGCGCAAAGAGGACGCCGCCTTTACGATCACGGTGGACGGTCCGAAGCTGATCGTGAATACCACGGCGGAACAGCGCTACGTCGCGCGGATGATGCTGCTCGAAGAAGTCCTCTCACTCTCCGACCTGCTCGAGGCCTCCCGGCAGCTGAAAAGCCTCAACGATATGGGCAACGAACTGGTGGACGGGCTGTTCTGA
- a CDS encoding DNA polymerase III subunit alpha has product MTDASPPFCHLHFHTGYSLLDSACRIPDAMERARELGQEYLAMTDHGVLYGAVEFYREALKAGIKPIIGCEVYVARCGMENFTSQSDNMHLVLLAEDNEGYRNLSRLVSLAWFKGFHYKPRIDKELLAKHSRGLIGLSACLKGEVTESCAAGQRDKACALAREYREILGEGNFFLEIQDHGMEEQKAANRVLAEVSEETGIPLVATNDVHYLRREDSDAHDVLICLQTNAALSDSNRMRYEGDQFYMKSGAEMAALFPGHEDALARTVEIARRCNVEFEFDLPAERLHFPKAEIPEGYNQESYLVKLGEDGLRERYGIESLESPRDEREEEIRDRFFHEVGVIKKTGFLNYFLVVQDFVQHARRQGVPVGPGRGSGAGSLVAYALGITAVDPLRYGLIFERFLNPDRISPPDFDIDFCQYRRGEVIDYVRDKYGDERVAQIITFGTLGAKTLIRDVGRVLEMPLSECDRLAKMVPEGPKVTLEKALKGSPDFRRAVEKEDSAARIMKYARVLEGLPRHPGTHAAGVVIGDRPLIDLVPLSMDKEKQVITQFEKDPLEDLGLLKMDFLGLKTLSVIRECLDCVRENRGTEIDAEKLPLDDPETYGLLGRGDTIGVFQVESAGMRDTLRKFGPDRIEDLIAILALYRPGPMQFIDDFIQRKHGQVPVRYDHELLEPILRETHGIIVYQEQIQQAAKTLAGFSLGQGDILRRAMGKKKAEEMARQRDRFIKGCRETHGIGEKLAARIFDHIEKFASYGFNKSHSTAYGIVACQTAYLKAHYPPEFMAALMSSEMGNTDKLPGIIEEARRMGIPVLPPSVNESGVRFRAVGDRIRFGMAAVKNVGEGIVRAVVREREERGPFEGLIDFCTRMDPHALNRKSLECLIRCGAFDFSPLDRSRLFAGIDMALHRAAELRRDRESGQTSMFSMMEGEKESEAGDDGLPEAEPWSEHAMLAEEKELIGFYISGHPLTQYEWLLDRYALHRVGELGNGVEGGTPTRVGGMVTGLRKVFTKKDQRPMAQFRLEGLDGAVDAVMFPDAFEHCGALLAEDAALMVGGIVGTNRQEELQLEVREAYPLPEVPRWFAEHVSLHLADGAVTEDRLGHLREVAARHPGRTPLQLCLQHSAGAHVFIEAGERYRVQPDEPLCRDFEHLLGEDAVYVATRSEALLRKSSREKTWGRNGGR; this is encoded by the coding sequence ATGACTGATGCGTCCCCGCCGTTCTGCCATCTTCACTTCCACACCGGGTACAGTCTCCTGGACAGCGCGTGCCGCATCCCGGATGCAATGGAGCGTGCGAGGGAGCTGGGGCAGGAATACCTGGCGATGACGGATCACGGCGTGCTGTACGGGGCGGTGGAGTTCTACCGCGAAGCGCTGAAAGCGGGAATCAAACCGATCATCGGCTGCGAGGTCTACGTGGCCCGCTGCGGCATGGAGAACTTCACCTCGCAGTCGGACAACATGCACCTGGTCCTGCTGGCCGAGGACAACGAAGGGTATCGCAACCTCTCGCGACTGGTCTCGCTGGCCTGGTTCAAAGGGTTCCATTACAAGCCGCGGATCGACAAGGAGCTGCTGGCGAAACACTCCCGCGGGCTGATCGGCCTCTCGGCCTGTCTGAAGGGCGAGGTCACCGAATCGTGCGCCGCCGGGCAGCGCGACAAAGCCTGCGCCCTGGCGAGGGAATACCGCGAGATTCTAGGTGAGGGCAATTTCTTCCTCGAGATCCAGGACCACGGGATGGAGGAGCAGAAGGCGGCCAATCGCGTGCTGGCGGAGGTATCGGAAGAGACCGGCATACCGCTGGTCGCCACCAACGACGTGCATTATCTCCGCCGCGAGGATTCCGACGCGCACGATGTGCTGATCTGCCTGCAGACCAATGCCGCGCTGAGCGATTCGAACCGGATGCGGTACGAGGGGGACCAGTTCTACATGAAAAGCGGCGCGGAGATGGCCGCGCTGTTTCCCGGGCACGAGGACGCGCTGGCGCGGACGGTCGAGATTGCGCGCCGGTGTAATGTCGAATTCGAGTTCGATCTCCCCGCCGAACGGCTCCACTTCCCGAAGGCCGAAATCCCCGAGGGGTACAACCAGGAGTCGTACCTGGTGAAATTGGGCGAGGACGGCCTGCGCGAACGCTACGGCATCGAATCGCTCGAATCCCCGCGGGACGAGCGGGAGGAGGAGATCCGGGATCGGTTTTTCCACGAGGTGGGCGTCATTAAAAAGACCGGGTTTCTCAACTATTTCCTCGTCGTCCAGGATTTCGTCCAGCATGCGCGCCGCCAGGGCGTACCGGTGGGGCCGGGGCGCGGGTCGGGCGCCGGAAGCCTGGTGGCCTACGCCCTCGGGATTACCGCCGTCGATCCCCTGCGCTACGGCCTGATCTTCGAGCGCTTTCTCAATCCGGACCGCATATCCCCGCCGGACTTCGATATCGACTTCTGCCAGTACCGGCGGGGGGAGGTCATCGATTACGTGCGGGATAAATACGGCGACGAGCGCGTGGCGCAGATCATCACCTTCGGCACGCTCGGCGCGAAGACCCTGATCCGCGACGTGGGCCGGGTGCTGGAGATGCCGCTCTCTGAATGCGACCGACTGGCCAAGATGGTCCCCGAGGGGCCGAAGGTCACACTCGAAAAGGCCTTGAAAGGCAGTCCCGATTTCCGGCGCGCGGTGGAGAAGGAGGACAGCGCGGCGCGCATCATGAAGTACGCCCGGGTGCTCGAGGGACTCCCGCGCCACCCCGGCACCCACGCGGCGGGTGTCGTGATCGGCGACCGGCCCCTGATCGATCTCGTCCCGCTCTCGATGGATAAAGAGAAACAGGTCATTACCCAGTTCGAGAAAGATCCTCTCGAAGACCTCGGTCTGCTGAAGATGGATTTCCTCGGCCTCAAGACCCTCAGCGTGATCCGCGAGTGTCTCGATTGCGTGCGGGAGAACCGGGGTACGGAGATCGATGCCGAGAAACTCCCGCTCGACGATCCGGAGACCTACGGGCTGCTGGGCCGCGGCGACACGATCGGCGTATTCCAGGTGGAAAGCGCGGGCATGCGCGATACGCTGCGCAAATTCGGCCCCGACCGTATCGAGGATCTCATCGCCATCCTCGCGCTCTACCGCCCCGGTCCGATGCAGTTCATCGACGATTTCATTCAGCGCAAACACGGACAGGTCCCGGTCCGGTACGACCACGAACTCCTCGAACCGATTCTGCGGGAGACTCACGGGATCATCGTGTACCAGGAGCAGATCCAGCAGGCCGCCAAGACGCTGGCCGGTTTCTCGCTGGGGCAGGGCGATATCCTGCGGCGCGCCATGGGTAAGAAGAAGGCGGAGGAGATGGCGCGTCAGCGCGACCGGTTCATCAAGGGCTGCCGGGAGACCCACGGGATCGGCGAAAAACTTGCCGCGCGTATCTTCGACCACATCGAGAAGTTCGCCAGCTACGGGTTCAACAAGTCGCACAGTACGGCCTACGGTATCGTGGCCTGCCAGACCGCGTATCTCAAAGCGCATTACCCCCCCGAGTTCATGGCCGCGCTCATGTCGAGCGAGATGGGCAACACGGACAAGCTCCCGGGGATCATCGAGGAGGCCCGCCGGATGGGCATCCCCGTGCTGCCGCCGTCGGTCAACGAGAGCGGAGTGCGCTTCCGCGCCGTCGGCGACCGCATACGCTTCGGGATGGCGGCGGTGAAGAACGTGGGCGAGGGCATCGTCCGCGCGGTCGTCCGCGAACGGGAGGAACGCGGTCCGTTTGAAGGGCTGATCGACTTCTGCACGCGCATGGATCCCCACGCCCTGAACCGCAAGAGCCTCGAGTGCCTGATCCGCTGCGGCGCGTTCGACTTCAGCCCGCTCGACCGCAGCCGCCTCTTCGCCGGGATCGATATGGCGCTGCACCGCGCCGCGGAGCTGCGGCGCGACCGGGAGAGCGGACAGACCTCGATGTTCTCGATGATGGAAGGAGAAAAAGAGTCCGAGGCGGGCGACGACGGATTACCGGAGGCGGAGCCGTGGTCGGAACACGCGATGCTCGCCGAGGAGAAGGAGCTGATCGGATTCTATATCTCGGGCCATCCGCTCACGCAGTACGAGTGGCTGCTCGACCGCTATGCCCTCCACCGGGTCGGAGAACTCGGGAACGGGGTGGAAGGCGGTACGCCCACGCGGGTCGGCGGGATGGTCACCGGCCTGCGTAAGGTTTTCACAAAAAAGGATCAGCGCCCGATGGCCCAGTTCCGGCTCGAGGGGCTCGACGGCGCCGTGGATGCGGTGATGTTTCCCGACGCTTTCGAGCACTGCGGCGCACTGCTGGCGGAGGACGCGGCGCTGATGGTCGGGGGTATCGTCGGCACCAACCGGCAGGAGGAACTCCAGCTCGAGGTGCGCGAGGCCTACCCGCTCCCCGAAGTCCCGCGCTGGTTCGCGGAACACGTCAGCCTCCATCTCGCCGACGGCGCGGTCACGGAAGACCGGCTCGGCCACCTGCGGGAGGTCGCCGCCCGGCACCCCGGACGGACTCCGCTGCAGCTCTGCCTCCAGCATTCCGCCGGGGCGCATGTCTTCATCGAGGCGGGAGAGCGCTACCGCGTACAGCCCGATGAGCCGCTGTGCCGCGACTTCGAACACCTGCTGGGCGAGGATGCGGTGTACGTGGCGACGCGCAGCGAAGCCCTCCTGCGCAAGAGCAGCCGGGAGAAGACATGGGGGCGGAACGGCGGGCGATGA
- a CDS encoding lysophospholipid acyltransferase family protein: MGAERRAMRVSAKHRLEYAALRTAACVLRVLPLRAALALGQGASALLFHGFRFRRREAEARIREVFGPELPPRRVRAIARRSMRNLCFNAVEMMRTTPRRAAALGRQTAYRGMRDFYRRHRERHGDGGFILATPHMGNWEQAGLAARAAGVPVFFIARRQKNPLVNRWINRLRAASDGEVISNDAHLLRGVARRLKKGGVLAILPDVRVRRSGFEVAFLGARTEVGAGTALFARTARVPVYPVVMQRTGWTGHTWQAFDPIFPDPAAGKDADFRRIMTEVMAVFDAAVREHPEQYFWYNKRWVAGRKADPSPAEEESG, translated from the coding sequence ATGGGGGCGGAACGGCGGGCGATGAGGGTGTCGGCTAAACACAGGCTCGAGTACGCCGCCCTGCGCACCGCGGCCTGCGTGCTGCGCGTGCTCCCGCTGCGCGCCGCCCTGGCCCTCGGCCAGGGTGCCTCCGCGCTCCTGTTCCATGGGTTCCGCTTCCGGCGCCGGGAGGCCGAAGCCCGGATACGCGAAGTCTTCGGCCCCGAACTCCCCCCCCGGCGCGTCCGCGCCATCGCACGGCGGTCGATGCGGAATCTGTGTTTCAACGCCGTGGAAATGATGCGCACCACGCCGCGGCGCGCCGCGGCCCTCGGCCGGCAGACCGCGTATCGCGGGATGAGGGACTTTTACCGTCGCCACCGCGAACGGCACGGAGACGGAGGATTCATCCTCGCCACGCCGCACATGGGGAACTGGGAACAGGCCGGACTCGCGGCCCGCGCGGCCGGCGTGCCCGTCTTCTTTATCGCGCGCCGGCAGAAGAACCCGCTCGTCAACCGGTGGATCAACCGGCTGCGGGCCGCGTCGGACGGCGAAGTGATCTCGAACGACGCCCACCTCCTGCGCGGCGTCGCGCGCCGGCTCAAGAAAGGGGGCGTACTCGCCATCCTCCCCGACGTGCGCGTCCGCCGGAGCGGGTTCGAGGTCGCCTTCCTCGGCGCGCGAACGGAGGTGGGCGCCGGCACGGCCCTCTTTGCCCGGACCGCCCGGGTCCCCGTCTATCCGGTGGTCATGCAGCGGACGGGATGGACCGGGCACACGTGGCAGGCCTTCGATCCGATCTTTCCCGACCCCGCCGCCGGAAAAGACGCCGACTTCCGGAGGATCATGACCGAGGTCATGGCCGTCTTCGATGCCGCCGTACGCGAGCATCCGGAGCAGTACTTCTGGTACAATAAACGGTGGGTCGCCGGCCGGAAAGCGGACCCGAGTCCGGCTGAAGAAGAGTCCGGATGA